DNA sequence from the Bufo bufo chromosome 3, aBufBuf1.1, whole genome shotgun sequence genome:
TGCCTTCTTCCCCAATTTATTCGTAAATTTAATTAGCCAAACTCAAACCATCTCCTACGCGGGTTGTTTAACCCAAGTCTTCTGCATTCACACCTACATGGGAATAGAAATGCTCATCCTGACTATCATGGCCTATGATCGATACTTGTGCATCTGCTGCCCCTTGAGATACACCACTATCATGTCCTTGACCATGGTCCTCAAGCTCGTCGTCTCAGcctggttatttattatctgtatATTTTTAGCCCAGTTTATGTTGACCATTAAGCTCCCACTATGTGGCTCCTTCATCCTGAAGATCTATTGTGACAACTGGTCAGTGGTGAGGTTGGCCTGTGTTGACACGACGGTCAACAATATCTACGGGCTCTTCATCACATTCATCTTAGTCCCCATGCCAGTGCTAATCCTTATTTCTTACATTGAAATTCTTAGAGTTTGTGTCCGGGCCTCCAAGGACTTCCAAGCCAAGTCCTTACAAACATGTACTCCTCACTTAGTGACCATCATTAACTTTGTCATTGATGTGTTATTCGAGATTCTGCTCCATCGCTTCAATCCTACCAACCTCTCCTATGAGCTGAGAACAGTGATGTCTCTGCAGTTCCTGGTGGTCCCACCAATTTTGAATCCCCTCATCTATGGTTTGAAAACCAAGGAAATACGGGTGAAAATTATGAAGTTTCTGAACCCAAAAATCGTAACATCACGCCAGTCGTGAAAGGGTCGGACAATGACCTTTTACTCCCCACTCTGAATACTGGTTGCAGTAGATAAGTTGACTCATCATTTAGGCTGCACTGGTGGGACAATGCTTCATGCCAATGATTCACAGTAGAGAACACCTAATAAAACCGGTCCCTCCATTCTACTATTTAACCTAAGAAGCTTGATGGTGAACTCTTTGGAAACTAAATGTTTTCACCATGAGTTTTTACAGAGTATCTTCATGGCAGCAGAGCAGGTTCTGGTACTGTTTGTCTTGGGTTCTTAGTAGCCTTGTCTCAGATTACCAGAagctctatctatctgtctatctcatatctatcaatcaACTATTATCAGCTTCTGTGATATTCTTTAGTCATTCGAACAGACTCTGAGATATTCCTCTTTGCTCTTGTATATTGTTTTATCTCTCTCACTAACTTTCGGGGCAATTGGAGCATATCTGTTTTGGGTAGAatcgattcatacccaaatcaatAATTTTCAAGAAATCTGCTCATCTCTACTATCCATCAATCTATTATGATCATCAGCGTGTTTTTTCTGGGGTTCTTTCACTTGTGCTATGCTCCAGGCTCTGGTACCAGCTAAAGTTCTGGAGAATCATTGTACAGGCAGCTGCATTACTGCTGTGCAACACTAGATGGAGCTAAAAAACCTGAAATAAATCTACAACACTCCAACCCATCATTTCATCCCCATTACTAATGTAATTACCTTCTAAACTGAAAAAGAACCAATCTAATGCATGCAGGATCTGTACATGTAGAGAAGGCAAAAACCAGGAGCTGCTGGGACATGCACTGTGGTGCTGGGTAGTTATGATTCTTCATATTATCATTATATTGCAGCTTTATGAATAATGTAATGTTCACAACTGGATACATCAACACGACCGTATGTACTTTGTGGTCTGTAAAACTGTatatacaaaatactgatactgtttcgtctggggggggggggggggcaacctcCTGGGCTTGGTTCCTTCCTGTGTGCAAGCAGTGTGTCAGTGGACATGAGCAGCGGACCCAACAGATAAGGAGCCTGATGGAGAGAAGCGGGACAGGAGTGGTAGTAGTTACAGATGGGGGTTCTACTCAGTGTTCCCGCTCCAGTGCATTCCTAGGGCCATGCACAGTAAAGATGGGGCACACCTGCTCTCCCAGGGTATACCCTGATTTGGAGGTCTCCTTCCTGTTTGAAGGCGGGATGCCCTTAATGTTGTATGATGCTGAGGGGCAAAGCAGGAGTCAGCCTAGGATGGGAAATAGATAAGTCAgtgtgtaatgacccagagtgtcattaccacttctgcaccctgctactatctccaaTGGGCTAGTgtcatgtcatctgtgtatttattccaagtCCTCCACATTGTTAATTTCCTATTTCTTGTAACTGGTGTGTTATaatgtaatttacctggttcaccagtagatggcagcaagcatggcagtgCTAATTTTGCAGAGGATGGAACACTTCTTTCCATTCTACActccctctctaaaagagaggaggGACTAGTTAGTTAGTTCAGTTCAGCTCACCCCCTTCCTAGGGAGGAAGCAGGTCCACATCCCTGCTGGACGTGTCCTGCCTAAGCCAGTTAGAGCAcaatcagctctgctggatgtggaggccacatCTTGGAGCCCGTGAAGCCAGGAGGAAAACTTCCCTGGATTaagctagagtcagactacagagagagaagttgcagcctaAAGTAAGAAGCAAAGATTCCATTtgagcctgtcagcacagcagagccagagagcaacagatgtagcagagttgagttttttTGCCTGCTAAAGTTAATGCTAacacctgctggagccaagataaagtctgtaaaccgttGGGAGAAACGTCTAtccaaagtaaagctgttattgaacttcacacaaggtctggactcagttTATTACTTTTCTTTTTCACCTAGCGGTGCTGGAGTCATGAACACCAGAGACCCTGACGCCAAGGCACCTTAACAAAAACCCATTCCACTCAGGGCACCTCAAACACCATCTAACAGGATTCCCTGGACaaacagagagtgccccgaaggaactagtgctgtccttcccatcactgcactcTGGCCCAGGGAGACtccgctaaccgtgagtaaattaactactacccccatcggcccaccgtgcctcATGTGTTTCCCCTGCGAACTCGGCCACTGCAAGTGCATCAGCAGCTTTTCTGATGAAcctgcagtttacacatacattTACATTCAATGTAGGTATAGTTGTCTCCATGTACCTCATCCAGATGCACTTTCATACATTGGGCAATGCCATGCTGTAGTCCAAACTGGTGGTTTGAATTCTCACAAAGCTTTTCTACAATGCAAACTGCGGAATGTAGATCCTAAGACAAAACTTCAATATCTGTCCCTCTGGTATTTCTGGGGACCTGAGGCCATTAAGATCCAGGTAAGCTCTGCCCtatctgtgggtgttctgaggagatctgtcagagttgctgcacgtgactcgatcttacagtttttttgttgtgggtttgaactgaatcccacctcctcccaggtgttgtccAGTAGCCACAACTCAAGCGTTACCTCCACAGTCTATTTCCTCGCACACTCCTGTTTTTGATGATGTTCTGAATAATATTCCTTTCCCTCATTCAAACTGGTAGGTTTCTAGAATTTCTCCCTGGGCCCCAAAATCTGACTGTAGGTGCTTATAGGCTGCTCACATCCATCCACTTACTGCTTACACACAGGAAGAAGCCAAGCCCAGAAGGTTTAGTCTGCCCCTGCATATTGATAACCATCCAGCCAGGATTTACCTTTACCTACCTTCACATAACATAGTGTTATACCGAAACATACATTAGAAAACAACATTTTCAAAACCCTATAATTAGCGATGGTCACTGCACTGTTGTCTATCACTGACTGCATTTTAAGGCAttgtgtcacgccctgccctgtctgtgggtgttctgaggagatctgtcagagttgctgcacgtgactcgatcttacagtttgttttgttgtgggtttgaactgaatcccacctcctcccaggtgttgttctttaggtaattggtggtgctatttattcctccctctccctatagctttttgcgggttatagttatgccttgtgtgagctctggaagtttggtggatcgtctgctccaacacatcacTAGATAagcccttttccttttttctttctgtgtctgtttttcctAGGCCTTTAGGGTGACGCTAGATTCTTCAGTTGAAGGAGCTGGGtatctctttccctcttccctacagctgagggtttggttcagtgtgttatagtcttaggtacaTTGGCATGTGCATAACTACCTATGTGcataaagtgttttagggattgctaggaggtgaccacttttttccctagcatttggggcctagtcagttgttttgtttgccttgtcatgttctgtttccttcccttatcttacctaccgtgacattataatccgccataccgtCCTTTTTTCCCTTGCTGTTTGCAAAATGGAAACtattgatgctttggttgatcgcatgcagggattgtctttggaggtagctgacctccgcaatttGGTTGCACGGTGTCAGAGTAATTTGGCGTCTGGTGCCGCCGGGGGAAACCAGGTCTGCCTGGAACTtaaggtcgctctccctgataggttttccgggggaggtgataactttgttcggttcagtgagtcctgtaaattgtatttttgtCTGCGTCTGAtttcatctggagacgaaaaccaaagagtagggattattatttctctgctaagaggtgacgctcagtcttgggcttttttctctgccgaccggttaacagtccctccggtcggtggatgaatttttaggagccctgggcctgatttatgatgacccagactgggtctctatggctgaatctaagttgtgcagcttgtgccagggagaatgtactgctgagtcgtattgtgctgaatttagaagatagGCAACTGaatcggagtggaatgatcctgcactccgtagtcagttctgtcaggggctatctgagagattaaaagatgcccttgcatttcatgaaaaacctgattcTTTGGAGGTGGCCATGTCTTTGGCTGTACGGATTGATAGAAGTCTtagggagaggtgcaaggttcccctcgggcagggggtgctgtctggtggagaatcagtccctcctgtccctcggggTACTATGACACTTAAATTAGGGtctggagaggagcctatgcaattgggtcaggttactTTGTGCTCTGGTAATAGGAATTTTAGGAGGCTGAATAGACTGTGTTACTTCTGTGGTCAAGAAGGTCATTTCGTTAATGTGTGCCCTTTTATTAAACCTAGAAGTGGTAATGAAAAACAAATAGGGGATtccttcaaagaaaaaaaaaatcccttactCTTGGGAGTGTAAATGGGGAGTCAGAGCAGGCAtattcctcctgcctgccatggtggcgctagactctggacattttgagttaaaggtatttgttgacagtgcgcaagggttaatcttattgattttcaatttcttcagagtcatggttttaaaactagtgcattaagcaaagagataccagtgtttgctatagattccgcccccctctcgcaaagatgtctaactcatattgttcaggatattcatttgagggtgggtgattctcatgttgagttcaTTTCTTGCTTTGTTATAAAAGGCTTGACTGCTccaatggttctgggtttaccatggttgataaaacataaccctaccattgactggcaaactgtcttagtgcctctatttcgggggtgtccactaaggtgttgcctcagtttctttcagattttttggacgtattctcggagggtggagctcaggagtttccccctcaccgagagtatgattgtccg
Encoded proteins:
- the LOC120994085 gene encoding olfactory receptor 52D1-like: MWNVTSTYPSLLTLNFGPMTEVKYVYSVITFLGFLIIVLCNFAVISSVVLHKSLQEPMYVFISVLCLNGLYGSSAFFPNLFVNLISQTQTISYAGCLTQVFCIHTYMGIEMLILTIMAYDRYLCICCPLRYTTIMSLTMVLKLVVSAWLFIICIFLAQFMLTIKLPLCGSFILKIYCDNWSVVRLACVDTTVNNIYGLFITFILVPMPVLILISYIEILRVCVRASKDFQAKSLQTCTPHLVTIINFVIDVLFEILLHRFNPTNLSYELRTVMSLQFLVVPPILNPLIYGLKTKEIRVKIMKFLNPKIVTSRQS